One genomic window of Geoanaerobacter pelophilus includes the following:
- the hprK gene encoding HPr(Ser) kinase/phosphatase, whose translation MTAISLSIDDLLKDEEYGLDLRMVSGEHGLSHRLYSSRIQKPGLALTGYTEHLHPDRLQVLGNTEISYMLQIPEQQAAASLSKLCSFPISCFIVTKGLDPPPMLRRETEKAGIPLLVTSLQSSTFISLITKFLEERLLPTTHVHGVLTDVLGVGVLLLGKSGIGKSECALDLVIRGHRLVADDVVFIKKKMPAALVGQAAETIQYHMEIRGLGIINIKDLFGVSSIREKKIIDMVLELVEWNPQQEYDRLGIDEKVHTILGIELPHLIIPVRPGRNLTSIIEVAARNYLLKGMGYHSAKEFHEKLMARMEIRPIGAEVE comes from the coding sequence ATGACTGCTATCAGTCTTTCCATTGATGATCTGCTCAAAGACGAAGAATATGGCCTGGACCTGCGGATGGTTTCCGGAGAACACGGCCTGTCTCACCGCTTGTACAGTTCCCGGATTCAAAAACCGGGGTTGGCGCTCACCGGGTATACCGAGCATCTCCACCCTGATCGGTTGCAGGTGCTTGGCAACACCGAAATATCATACATGCTCCAGATTCCGGAGCAACAGGCTGCAGCGAGTCTCAGCAAGCTCTGTTCTTTCCCTATTTCCTGTTTTATCGTCACCAAGGGGCTTGATCCGCCTCCGATGCTCAGAAGGGAAACAGAGAAAGCCGGCATTCCTCTTCTTGTGACATCATTGCAGTCATCCACGTTTATCTCCCTGATTACAAAATTTCTTGAAGAGCGTTTGCTGCCGACTACTCATGTTCACGGCGTGCTGACCGACGTTTTGGGCGTAGGGGTGCTTCTGCTCGGCAAGAGCGGTATCGGCAAAAGCGAGTGCGCCCTGGATCTGGTAATTCGTGGTCATCGACTGGTGGCCGACGATGTGGTATTTATCAAGAAAAAGATGCCGGCAGCTCTTGTGGGCCAGGCGGCCGAAACTATCCAGTACCATATGGAGATCAGGGGCCTCGGTATTATCAATATCAAGGATCTCTTCGGTGTTTCCTCAATTCGGGAAAAGAAGATAATCGACATGGTGCTGGAGCTTGTCGAGTGGAACCCCCAGCAGGAATATGATCGTCTCGGGATAGATGAAAAGGTTCATACCATTCTTGGAATAGAGCTTCCCCACCTGATAATTCCGGTCCGACCGGGGAGAAACCTGACCTCGATCATTGAGGTTGCTGCTCGCAACTATCTTCTTAAGGGGATGGGGTACCATTCTGCCAAAGAGTTTCACGAGAAGCTGATGGCGAGGATGGAGATCCGGCCCATCGGCGCCGAGGTGGAGTGA
- a CDS encoding PTS sugar transporter subunit IIA codes for MQGVFRFEPEDVILPLSASTKNGVLSEFADKVAARCSLPSGSAILQLLLERESLGSTGIGDGIAIPHCKSPALNAPVILFGRSDAGIDFKSVDDKPARLFFLLVTPEDAAGTHLKLLSRISHLLKGADVRNRLLEATSAEEVVEIVMRQGGTR; via the coding sequence ATGCAGGGTGTATTCAGGTTTGAACCGGAAGATGTGATCCTGCCGCTGTCAGCGTCAACCAAAAACGGCGTGCTATCAGAATTTGCCGATAAGGTTGCTGCAAGGTGCTCCTTGCCGTCGGGCAGTGCAATTCTGCAACTGCTTCTGGAGCGGGAAAGCCTGGGGAGCACCGGTATCGGAGACGGTATTGCCATTCCTCACTGTAAGTCACCGGCGCTCAATGCGCCGGTGATTCTGTTTGGTCGGAGTGATGCCGGGATTGATTTCAAGTCCGTTGACGATAAGCCTGCTCGGCTTTTCTTTCTGCTGGTTACTCCGGAAGATGCTGCCGGAACACATCTGAAGCTTCTGTCGCGCATTTCGCACCTGCTTAAGGGGGCAGACGTAAGAAACAGGCTCCTGGAGGCAACTTCTGCCGAGGAGGTAGTTGAGATCGTGATGAGGCAGGGGGGCACCAGATGA
- the hpf gene encoding ribosome hibernation-promoting factor, HPF/YfiA family produces the protein MQISTTFRHMEPSDALKSYAEEKLERIKKYIDEPVVVQVYLTVEKIRHIVEISINAKGVSTKASEATNDMYAAIDAVIDKIERQLRRYKERLKGHKPADAPERQVQKKIIAAEDLEQSKEPVVIKTKTVSIKPMSVDEAVMQMDLLHKDFLVFTDAGSDSINVIYRRRDGNFGLIETAK, from the coding sequence ATGCAAATTTCTACCACGTTCAGGCACATGGAACCAAGTGACGCCCTGAAGAGCTATGCCGAGGAAAAACTGGAAAGGATCAAGAAGTATATCGATGAACCGGTTGTGGTCCAGGTTTATCTGACTGTGGAAAAGATCCGCCATATCGTCGAAATATCCATCAATGCCAAGGGCGTCAGCACCAAGGCGTCAGAAGCGACCAACGACATGTATGCCGCAATCGACGCAGTCATCGACAAGATCGAGCGCCAGTTACGTCGTTACAAGGAACGCCTCAAGGGGCACAAGCCTGCTGATGCTCCTGAGCGCCAAGTACAGAAAAAGATAATTGCTGCAGAGGATCTTGAGCAGAGCAAGGAGCCGGTAGTTATCAAAACCAAGACTGTATCCATCAAGCCGATGTCAGTTGACGAGGCGGTCATGCAGATGGATCTGCTGCATAAAGACTTCCTGGTGTTCACTGATGCCGGTTCGGACAGTATCAATGTTATCTATCGTCGGCGTGACGGCAATTTTGGCCTTATTGAAACGGCGAAGTGA
- the rpoN gene encoding RNA polymerase factor sigma-54, with protein MAIEMRQQMKMVQQLVMTPQLQQAIKLLQLSRIELQDVVRQELEENPVLDESLEQEEIRDADQFELQEKEELPPVDSGDFKEVAAGEETRSELDWESYLEGYNYSAGEQYYDDDEDRPSYENILTKKGTLFDHLVWQLNLNRFSDQERMIGAEIIGNIDEDGYLRTTTADIAHVCQVDEPAVEQVLLRIQDFDPPGAGARDLRECLLLQVRSLNMGGTLVEGILLHHLKDLELRKYKPIAKALGCEVNDILLAARVIASLDPKPGRIYGQEDIQYISPDIFVYKVGEEYVVTLNEEGLPNLRINPLYAPEPKGEKVEKPEKDNGGAKVDEYINDKMRSAMWLIKSIHQRQRTIYKTAKSIVKFQREFFDKGIEYLKPLVLRDVAEDIGMHESTISRVTTNKYMQTPQGLFELKYFFNSGISTSDGDFIASESVKNKIKEILENEDPKKPYSDQKLAELLSANQINIARRTVTKYREMLRIGSSSERKRLF; from the coding sequence ATGGCTATTGAGATGCGTCAACAGATGAAGATGGTTCAGCAGTTGGTGATGACCCCCCAGCTGCAGCAGGCCATCAAGCTCCTTCAACTTTCCAGGATTGAGCTTCAGGATGTGGTTCGTCAGGAACTTGAGGAAAACCCTGTCCTTGACGAATCGCTGGAGCAGGAAGAAATACGGGACGCTGATCAGTTTGAATTGCAGGAAAAGGAGGAACTCCCTCCGGTTGACTCCGGGGATTTCAAGGAGGTTGCCGCCGGAGAAGAGACCAGGTCTGAGCTGGATTGGGAATCGTATCTTGAGGGGTACAACTACAGTGCGGGTGAACAGTATTATGATGATGACGAGGATCGTCCATCATATGAAAACATCCTGACCAAAAAGGGGACGCTGTTCGATCATCTTGTCTGGCAGTTGAACCTGAACCGTTTCAGCGATCAGGAACGAATGATCGGTGCCGAGATTATCGGCAACATCGACGAGGATGGCTACCTCAGGACGACTACTGCCGATATTGCCCATGTTTGCCAGGTTGATGAGCCGGCTGTCGAACAGGTGCTTTTGAGAATACAGGATTTCGACCCTCCGGGTGCAGGGGCCAGGGATCTCAGGGAGTGTCTTCTCCTTCAGGTTCGCAGCCTCAACATGGGTGGTACCCTGGTGGAAGGGATACTGCTGCACCACCTCAAGGATCTTGAGCTGAGAAAATACAAGCCGATTGCTAAAGCTCTCGGCTGCGAAGTAAATGATATCCTGCTTGCCGCCCGGGTTATTGCTTCTCTGGACCCTAAACCGGGCCGCATTTATGGCCAGGAAGATATCCAGTACATATCTCCCGACATCTTTGTCTACAAGGTCGGCGAGGAGTATGTGGTTACGCTGAACGAGGAAGGTCTGCCGAATCTTCGGATAAATCCTCTTTACGCACCTGAGCCAAAGGGAGAAAAAGTAGAAAAGCCTGAAAAGGACAATGGTGGGGCAAAGGTTGACGAGTACATCAATGACAAGATGAGATCGGCAATGTGGCTCATCAAGAGTATTCACCAACGCCAGAGAACCATATACAAGACAGCAAAGAGTATTGTGAAATTCCAACGGGAATTCTTCGATAAAGGGATTGAATATCTTAAACCGTTGGTTTTACGGGATGTTGCCGAAGATATCGGGATGCACGAATCGACGATCAGTCGCGTCACGACCAATAAATACATGCAGACCCCGCAGGGGTTGTTCGAGTTGAAATATTTCTTCAACAGCGGCATATCCACATCCGACGGCGACTTCATAGCTTCAGAAAGCGTCAAGAACAAAATCAAGGAGATCCTGGAGAATGAGGATCCCAAGAAGCCTTACAGCGACCAGAAGCTCGCTGAACTGTTGTCCGCAAACCAGATAAACATTGCCCGCCGCACGGTTACCAAATATCGGGAGATGCTCCGTATCGGGTCATCATCGGAGCGGAAACGACTTTTCTGA
- the lptB gene encoding LPS export ABC transporter ATP-binding protein: MLAPNPDHCLKARGLRKSYGGREVVRGVDLEVSSGRVIGLLGPNGAGKTTTFYMVVGLCRPDSGAVLLNDEELTSLPMHMRARKGISYLPQEPSVFRKLTVKQNLLAVLEMMDLSRGSRQERAEELLNDLGIEHIAASQGFALSGGERRRVEIARALATNPSFILLDEPFAGIDPIAVADIQGIIVGLSRRGIGILISDHNVRETLGVCDAAYIVNAGEVLEYGDPQQIAESKKAKEIYLGDSFRL; encoded by the coding sequence ATGTTGGCACCAAACCCTGATCATTGCCTGAAGGCTCGCGGCCTCAGAAAGAGCTACGGTGGCAGGGAAGTGGTCAGGGGGGTAGACTTGGAGGTCTCCTCCGGTCGGGTGATCGGGCTTCTCGGTCCGAATGGTGCCGGCAAAACCACTACTTTTTATATGGTGGTGGGACTATGCCGTCCTGACAGCGGTGCCGTGCTTCTGAATGATGAGGAATTGACTTCTCTGCCGATGCATATGCGGGCCCGCAAGGGGATAAGTTATCTTCCACAGGAACCATCGGTTTTTCGCAAATTGACAGTTAAGCAGAACCTCCTTGCTGTTCTGGAAATGATGGATCTTTCCAGGGGGAGCCGCCAGGAACGGGCTGAAGAGTTGCTGAATGACCTTGGGATCGAACATATCGCTGCTAGTCAGGGATTTGCCCTATCAGGCGGTGAACGCCGAAGAGTTGAAATTGCAAGGGCACTGGCGACCAACCCTTCTTTCATTCTGCTTGATGAGCCTTTTGCCGGGATCGACCCGATTGCGGTGGCTGATATTCAGGGGATCATCGTCGGGCTTAGCCGCAGAGGAATCGGTATCTTGATTTCTGACCACAATGTTCGTGAAACCCTTGGGGTTTGTGATGCTGCTTACATTGTCAATGCCGGCGAAGTGCTTGAATATGGCGATCCTCAGCAGATAGCCGAGAGCAAAAAAGCAAAAGAGATTTATCTGGGCGACTCCTTCAGACTGTAA
- the lptA gene encoding lipopolysaccharide transport periplasmic protein LptA, producing the protein MRIFAVLSASLILAAFLVGTVQSAVVSPAQRSDLPIQIKSNELSSDGAGKVATFSGSVVARQGDVTIFCDRLVVHYGAKERDISKVEAQGNVRIVQGNRQGLAGRALFDNQAGTIVLEDNPRISQGSDTITGKVITFYLNEQKSVVTGGTDRRVEAEIKPKGAGIDVGTKP; encoded by the coding sequence GTGAGAATTTTTGCTGTCCTGTCTGCCTCGCTGATCCTGGCAGCGTTTCTTGTCGGCACGGTCCAGAGTGCTGTTGTATCGCCGGCGCAGAGAAGCGATCTGCCGATTCAGATCAAATCAAATGAGCTGTCATCCGACGGCGCTGGCAAAGTTGCAACATTCAGCGGATCTGTTGTTGCACGTCAGGGGGATGTTACAATTTTCTGCGACCGCCTTGTGGTTCATTATGGTGCGAAAGAACGGGATATCTCAAAGGTGGAGGCGCAGGGGAATGTCAGAATAGTGCAGGGGAACCGCCAAGGCTTGGCTGGCCGGGCACTCTTTGACAATCAGGCAGGGACTATCGTTCTTGAAGATAATCCACGGATCAGCCAGGGTAGTGATACCATTACCGGGAAAGTTATTACCTTTTATCTCAATGAACAGAAAAGTGTGGTAACCGGCGGCACTGATCGACGAGTAGAGGCAGAGATAAAGCCCAAAGGCGCAGGGATCGATGTTGGCACCAAACCCTGA
- the lptC gene encoding LPS export ABC transporter periplasmic protein LptC codes for MLTAGKIRLLLALAIVAAVVSLIVMSMKKFPTHGQSPSAVATDGERQAELTLRGIRVNESSNGSTRWLLIAEKAEYDTKRSQVKLADVRLSVVPVDAKLGELVLTSPTATYNTGTKDVNLAGGVKARSSKGMEFTTRSVRFIGSHGVVTTVDPVRFTDDLLTLEGNGMEFNVATSALKVTSDVTATYRGGKSQ; via the coding sequence ATGCTAACCGCAGGTAAAATCAGGCTACTGTTGGCCTTGGCGATTGTTGCGGCCGTTGTCTCTCTGATAGTGATGTCCATGAAAAAGTTTCCGACTCATGGGCAGTCACCATCTGCAGTGGCAACAGACGGAGAGCGTCAGGCCGAATTGACATTACGGGGCATACGCGTTAACGAGAGTTCGAACGGCTCTACCCGGTGGTTACTCATTGCGGAAAAGGCGGAATACGATACGAAACGTTCTCAGGTGAAGCTTGCTGATGTTCGGCTATCGGTGGTTCCCGTAGACGCCAAGCTGGGCGAACTGGTGCTGACTTCCCCGACAGCGACCTACAATACCGGAACCAAGGATGTTAATCTGGCAGGCGGGGTAAAGGCCAGAAGCTCTAAAGGTATGGAGTTCACAACCAGATCGGTTCGTTTTATTGGCAGTCATGGGGTTGTGACCACGGTTGACCCTGTCCGGTTTACTGATGATTTGCTGACACTTGAAGGTAATGGTATGGAGTTCAATGTGGCTACTTCCGCTCTCAAGGTCACAAGTGATGTGACCGCTACTTATAGAGGTGGTAAAAGCCAGTGA
- a CDS encoding SDR family oxidoreductase: MHYSEKIFIVGCGDIGRRIAKLGHAMGWQPSALLRTTNKLDPMREIFELIIEANLDDPSTLESLPTADATIFYLAPPPGGGIIDSRMRNFCAALAPDRKPKKVVYLSTSGVYGDCGDLTVTEKTPVNPQTTRAKRRLDAETTITGWGRDHGVPVVILRVTGIYGPGRLPLQHLMSGTPLLSEKEAPITNRIHADDLARVCIAAADRGEDGDIVNVSDGDHGTMTQYFNAIADLLGIARPRQVSREEAAATMPPLLYSYFSESRRIDNSLMKNKLGVKLLYPTLADGLPSCKPEQWPTTSNQQ; encoded by the coding sequence ATGCACTATTCAGAAAAGATTTTCATCGTCGGTTGTGGAGATATCGGCAGAAGAATTGCGAAACTGGGGCACGCTATGGGGTGGCAGCCATCTGCCCTGCTCCGCACCACTAACAAACTCGATCCAATGAGAGAGATTTTTGAGCTCATCATCGAGGCTAACCTCGATGATCCATCGACGCTGGAATCTCTACCTACTGCGGACGCCACAATCTTCTACCTGGCTCCGCCACCCGGAGGCGGGATCATTGACTCGCGCATGCGAAATTTTTGCGCTGCCCTTGCCCCGGACAGGAAACCGAAAAAAGTTGTCTACCTCAGCACAAGTGGTGTGTATGGTGACTGTGGCGACTTGACGGTTACCGAAAAGACCCCGGTAAATCCTCAGACAACACGAGCAAAGAGGCGCCTTGATGCCGAAACCACCATCACCGGTTGGGGGCGTGATCATGGAGTGCCGGTCGTAATTCTCAGAGTAACCGGCATTTATGGCCCGGGCAGGCTCCCCCTGCAACACCTGATGAGCGGAACACCGCTGCTTTCTGAAAAAGAGGCGCCCATTACCAACCGGATTCACGCCGATGACCTTGCCCGAGTTTGCATAGCTGCAGCAGACCGGGGTGAGGACGGCGACATCGTCAACGTAAGTGATGGCGATCATGGGACCATGACCCAATACTTCAATGCAATAGCCGACCTCCTGGGGATCGCGCGACCACGGCAGGTCAGTCGTGAGGAGGCAGCGGCCACCATGCCACCGCTGCTGTATTCTTATTTTTCCGAAAGCCGCAGGATCGACAATTCACTTATGAAGAATAAACTGGGAGTAAAACTGCTGTACCCGACATTGGCTGACGGCCTCCCCTCATGCAAACCCGAACAATGGCCCACAACCTCAAACCAGCAGTAG
- a CDS encoding response regulator: MKKVKILLVEDNPDDEFLTTRILFKLGYSAIDVVHQGGEALEYLFGGERNFTSAVPVNKPDLILLDMRMPLIDGIEFLEAAHANLKTHEIPVVVISSSKQEKEVNRCLELGAKAFLYKPINSEEIGQAIANFCPAYS; encoded by the coding sequence ATGAAAAAAGTAAAAATCCTATTGGTTGAAGACAATCCTGATGACGAATTCCTGACCACGCGTATTCTCTTTAAACTGGGTTATTCTGCGATAGACGTGGTGCATCAGGGAGGGGAAGCGTTGGAATACCTATTTGGAGGAGAGCGGAATTTTACATCAGCTGTGCCGGTGAACAAGCCGGACCTTATCCTGCTGGATATGAGAATGCCCCTGATTGATGGGATCGAGTTTCTTGAAGCCGCCCATGCAAACCTGAAGACCCACGAAATCCCAGTGGTTGTCATCAGTTCATCAAAACAGGAAAAAGAGGTGAACCGCTGTTTAGAGCTTGGAGCAAAGGCATTTCTGTACAAACCTATCAACAGTGAGGAAATCGGACAAGCCATTGCCAATTTCTGCCCTGCTTACTCCTGA
- a CDS encoding KdsC family phosphatase: protein MKNEQLQNIKLLLLDVDGVMTDGRIVYDANGVETKFFNVKDGHGIKMLQRAGVEVGIISGRASQVVTNRAAELGIAIVYQKALDKLAPYLEILLDKGLKDEEVAFMGDDIIDIPVMRRVGFAAAPLDAIDYVSEHADYVARNRGGWGAVREVCDLIIKGKGLWDEVTARYYQE, encoded by the coding sequence GTGAAGAACGAACAGCTGCAAAATATCAAACTGTTGCTACTGGATGTGGACGGGGTCATGACCGATGGCCGTATCGTCTACGACGCCAATGGCGTTGAAACCAAGTTTTTCAATGTCAAGGATGGGCACGGAATCAAGATGCTGCAGCGTGCCGGCGTAGAGGTCGGGATAATCTCCGGCAGGGCATCACAGGTGGTTACCAACCGTGCTGCAGAACTCGGCATAGCGATCGTTTACCAGAAAGCGCTTGATAAGCTTGCCCCTTATCTGGAGATCTTACTTGATAAGGGGTTGAAGGACGAAGAAGTTGCCTTCATGGGCGACGATATCATCGATATCCCGGTGATGCGTCGTGTCGGTTTTGCTGCGGCACCTCTTGATGCCATTGACTATGTCTCGGAACATGCCGATTATGTCGCTCGAAATCGAGGGGGATGGGGGGCGGTAAGAGAAGTTTGCGACCTGATAATCAAAGGCAAAGGGTTATGGGACGAGGTGACGGCACGCTATTATCAGGAGTAA
- a CDS encoding KpsF/GutQ family sugar-phosphate isomerase: MIIEEARRVIRVEAEALQALADRIDGDFETAVNLILASKGRVVVTGMGKSGLIGLKIASTMASTGTPAFFLHPAEGIHGDLGMIMKGDVVIALSNSGETEELIRILPVIKRLGASLVAMTGNPASTLARSGDVVLDISVKEEACPLGLAPTASTTATLAMGDALAVALLQKRGFSAEDFALFHPGGSLGKKLLLTVNDLMHAGDAIPLVAENTLMREALFEITAKKLGITGVVDATGRLIGVITDGDLRRALEKGIDIMNQSAGVMMSGNPKRIKSSELAARALQQMEQYSITSLFVFDDTHGEAPVGVVHLHDLLKAGIA, translated from the coding sequence ATGATAATCGAAGAAGCGAGACGCGTGATAAGGGTTGAGGCTGAGGCCCTTCAAGCATTGGCCGACCGTATTGATGGCGACTTTGAGACAGCGGTGAACCTGATCCTAGCCTCAAAAGGGCGGGTTGTTGTTACCGGGATGGGTAAATCGGGGCTGATCGGTCTTAAGATCGCCTCCACCATGGCCTCTACCGGAACGCCTGCATTTTTCCTGCATCCTGCAGAAGGGATTCATGGCGATCTCGGGATGATCATGAAGGGTGACGTAGTAATTGCCTTATCGAACAGTGGCGAGACCGAAGAGCTGATCAGGATACTCCCGGTGATCAAACGTCTTGGGGCATCACTTGTCGCCATGACCGGCAACCCGGCGTCAACTTTGGCCCGATCCGGGGATGTAGTCCTAGATATATCAGTTAAGGAAGAGGCGTGCCCATTGGGGTTGGCGCCAACGGCATCTACGACCGCAACCCTTGCCATGGGTGATGCCCTAGCGGTTGCACTGTTGCAAAAACGCGGCTTCAGTGCCGAGGATTTTGCCCTTTTTCATCCCGGCGGCTCGCTCGGCAAGAAACTGCTGCTGACGGTCAATGACCTGATGCACGCTGGTGATGCTATTCCTCTTGTTGCAGAAAACACCCTGATGCGAGAAGCCCTGTTCGAGATAACGGCAAAGAAACTGGGGATAACTGGCGTTGTTGATGCCACTGGCAGGCTGATTGGCGTCATCACCGACGGTGATTTGCGCCGTGCCCTTGAAAAAGGGATCGATATCATGAACCAGTCAGCCGGCGTCATGATGTCCGGCAACCCCAAACGGATCAAGAGTTCTGAGCTTGCCGCACGGGCTCTGCAGCAGATGGAACAGTACTCGATAACCTCGCTTTTTGTTTTTGACGATACCCATGGGGAGGCCCCGGTCGGCGTCGTCCATCTGCATGATCTGCTGAAGGCCGGAATCGCTTAG
- the kdsA gene encoding 3-deoxy-8-phosphooctulonate synthase, whose product MVREISIGDVKIGGNRPLMLIAGPCVIENELATLRAAERLMTICNAVDIPLIFKASYDKANRTSVTSFRGVGMKEGLRILEKVKSSLEIPVLSDVHSIEQVQPAAEVLDVIQIPAFLCRQTDLVVAVAKTGKVVNVKKGQFLAPWDMENAVGKAESTGNERIILTERGVSFGYNNLVVDMRSFPIMRNSGFPVVFDATHSVQLPGGQGGSSGGQREFVEYLSRAAVATCIDGIFMEVHENPDKALCDGPNSIKLDDLADLLKQLKSIDAIVKKP is encoded by the coding sequence GTGGTTCGAGAAATATCTATCGGGGATGTGAAGATTGGCGGCAACCGGCCTCTTATGTTGATTGCCGGGCCGTGCGTCATAGAAAACGAATTGGCAACACTGCGAGCTGCAGAACGGCTGATGACGATCTGCAATGCCGTGGATATCCCTTTGATATTCAAGGCCTCTTACGATAAGGCAAACAGGACGTCTGTCACCTCATTCCGTGGCGTCGGAATGAAAGAGGGGCTGAGGATTCTGGAGAAGGTGAAGTCGTCGCTGGAAATCCCAGTGCTTTCCGATGTCCATTCCATTGAGCAGGTGCAGCCGGCTGCTGAAGTACTCGATGTTATTCAGATCCCGGCATTCCTGTGTCGCCAGACCGATCTTGTCGTGGCGGTGGCAAAGACCGGCAAGGTTGTCAATGTCAAGAAAGGGCAATTCCTGGCCCCGTGGGATATGGAAAATGCCGTTGGCAAGGCCGAGTCGACCGGCAACGAGCGTATTATCCTTACGGAGCGTGGGGTTTCTTTCGGCTACAACAACCTGGTTGTTGACATGCGCAGTTTCCCGATCATGCGTAATTCCGGATTCCCGGTGGTTTTTGACGCAACGCACAGCGTCCAGCTTCCTGGCGGCCAGGGAGGCTCATCGGGCGGCCAGAGGGAATTTGTCGAATACCTGTCGCGCGCTGCGGTTGCCACCTGCATTGACGGAATTTTCATGGAGGTTCATGAGAATCCCGACAAGGCACTTTGCGACGGCCCGAATTCAATCAAGCTGGATGATCTTGCCGATCTGCTCAAACAACTCAAATCCATTGATGCGATCGTGAAAAAACCATGA
- a CDS encoding CTP synthase, giving the protein MKTKFIFVTGGVVSSIGKGLASASLGALLESRGLRVTLQKLDPYINVDPGTMSPFQHGEVFVTDDGAETDLDLGHYERYTTAKLSKKSNFTTGQVYYSVIEKERRGDYLGGTVQVIPHITDEIKSKILENAKGHDVAIVEVGGTVGDIESLPFLEAIRQFRHDRGAGNTLYLHVTLVPYIKTAGELKSKPTQHSVKELQEIGIQPDILLCRCEQELPRELKAKIALFCNVDEKAVITSADADSIYAVPLNLHREGMDEQVVEKLNIWTKSPDLAPWQEMVEKLRKPANGEVKIAIVGKYVNLADSYKSLNEALVHGGIANESRVKLTFVDSERIEQEGVDGLLDNADGILVPGGFGERGTEGKIMAIEYARVKKIPFFGICLGMQMAVVEFARNVCGLTDAFSSEFKPGCENPVIHLMEEQKGVSKKGGTMRLGAYPCSLAKGTFAQKAYGATDIYERHRHRYEFNNSYRETLKSNGLVLSGVYPEVDLVEVVEIADHPWFLGCQFHPEFKSKPLNPHPLFRAFIAAALNNRKG; this is encoded by the coding sequence ATGAAAACCAAATTTATATTCGTAACTGGAGGGGTTGTTTCCTCTATCGGCAAAGGGCTGGCCTCTGCATCCCTGGGTGCCCTTTTGGAGTCACGTGGCCTTCGCGTTACTCTGCAGAAGCTTGATCCCTATATTAATGTTGATCCCGGAACCATGTCGCCATTTCAACATGGTGAGGTTTTTGTTACTGATGACGGTGCGGAAACCGATCTGGATCTTGGCCATTATGAACGATATACCACGGCCAAACTTTCCAAAAAAAGTAACTTTACCACCGGACAGGTTTATTATTCGGTTATCGAGAAAGAGCGGCGTGGCGACTATCTTGGCGGTACCGTCCAGGTCATTCCGCACATAACCGATGAGATCAAAAGCAAGATTCTGGAAAATGCCAAGGGCCATGATGTCGCTATTGTCGAGGTTGGCGGTACTGTCGGCGATATCGAATCGCTGCCATTCCTCGAAGCAATCCGTCAGTTTCGCCATGACCGTGGGGCAGGCAATACGCTTTATCTCCATGTGACCCTGGTGCCTTATATCAAGACTGCCGGCGAACTGAAGTCAAAGCCGACCCAGCACTCGGTAAAGGAGCTACAGGAGATAGGGATCCAACCGGATATCCTCCTTTGCCGGTGCGAACAGGAACTCCCCAGAGAGCTGAAGGCGAAGATCGCCCTGTTCTGCAATGTGGACGAAAAAGCAGTTATAACCTCGGCAGACGCTGATTCGATATATGCCGTCCCGCTGAACCTTCATCGGGAGGGGATGGATGAGCAGGTGGTGGAAAAGCTCAATATCTGGACCAAATCGCCGGACCTTGCCCCTTGGCAGGAGATGGTGGAAAAGCTGAGAAAGCCGGCCAATGGCGAGGTGAAAATCGCCATTGTCGGTAAGTATGTAAACCTCGCAGATTCCTACAAATCGCTCAATGAGGCCCTTGTACATGGCGGGATCGCCAATGAGAGCAGGGTCAAGCTCACCTTTGTCGATTCTGAGAGAATCGAGCAGGAGGGGGTTGACGGTCTGCTGGACAATGCTGATGGCATCCTTGTTCCTGGTGGCTTTGGTGAGCGGGGCACTGAGGGGAAGATAATGGCCATCGAATATGCCCGTGTAAAAAAGATTCCTTTCTTTGGCATCTGCCTCGGCATGCAGATGGCTGTCGTGGAGTTTGCCAGAAACGTGTGCGGCTTGACGGATGCTTTCTCCAGCGAATTCAAGCCAGGGTGCGAAAACCCGGTCATACACCTGATGGAGGAGCAGAAGGGCGTTTCGAAAAAAGGTGGGACCATGCGTCTTGGTGCCTATCCGTGCAGTCTAGCCAAAGGCACCTTTGCCCAGAAAGCGTATGGGGCGACTGATATTTACGAGCGGCATCGACACCGTTATGAATTCAACAACAGTTATCGTGAGACTCTTAAGTCCAACGGCCTGGTGCTTTCAGGCGTTTATCCGGAAGTTGACCTGGTTGAGGTGGTGGAGATTGCTGATCACCCTTGGTTCCTTGGATGTCAGTTCCACCCGGAGTTCAAATCCAAGCCTCTGAACCCGCACCCCCTTTTCAGGGCCTTTATTGCGGCGGCACTCAACAATAGAAAGGGGTGA